The Helianthus annuus cultivar XRQ/B chromosome 15, HanXRQr2.0-SUNRISE, whole genome shotgun sequence genomic sequence ATAACAGTAAAAGGGATTTATAGCAAATCAAGTGTTGGAGGGTAGCCAACCAGTTGATTTCTCTAAGAACCCGTTTGAGTTGTTCTTACACTTAAGTAAGAAtctattttttttcaaatttatttcatgtatataaaacagtaattaactcttccgagttaattactgttttcgtcatgtggtttgttaaaaatcactatttcagtccattagtttaaaaattgcgatttgagtccgtgtggtttcactttcgtgaccatttcagtccctgtggtttcattttcgtaaccatttcaatccatttattctgtaagtacagggactgaaatggttacgaagtggactgaaatggttacgaaagtgaaaccacaaggactgaaatcgcaatttttaaactaatggactgaaatagtgatttttgacaaaccacagggacgaaaacagtaattaactctttttaataaTCTAGCAATAGAGCTTTAAATTCTAAGTCGTCCTGATTGGAATTGATAATGTCAGAGGATGAATGCGATAGtggagttaaagaagacatcatgAAAACATCATGAAGGTTTAGTTGACAAAAACTTAATTTGTAACGAACATTATGTAGATGTACTATTGGGAGGTGCTCAACTGTCTCAAAATATTAGGCTTAACAAATCACACTTTAACGCTTCtacgtttaaattattttatgtgtttagttggtgtttagCCACCTGCGAAGTTCGCGAGGTCTTAAGCTAGtaaacatatatatacataaataatGGATGTCCGACATAATTATTGAAGATTAAGGACCAAATACACAACTATAAACATAGAAGACCGTTCCTGTAATTTAGTGTGGAACAAAATATAAGAATGAAAATTCATGTATATTTGTTATCACTATATATAATGTTTTCTAAAGTGAGTCAAATATGTGTAACTCGTTCATCGCAACGGTTATCTATTAAGGACCAAATACGCAACTATAAACATAGAAGACCGTTCCTGTAATTTAGCGTGGAacaaaataaaagaatgaaaattCATGTATATTTGTTATCACTATATATAATGTTTTCTAAAGTGAGTCAAATATGTGTAACTCGTTCACCGCAACGGTTATCTTAGAAAAACGGTAAAAGTctactttttttttgaacgacaaatttcttttatttctaTCAAGGTTTCGCAGAAAAGAAAATGTTTCGCGATAGGTAATCTAAATCTAGCAAGTCTTATTATAGTTTATCTACCCGGCACACCCAATCCTTGCTTTCTATTCAAAAACATATACCACTAAAATCATGCCAACCTTAACAACTATACATAACCAATTGTAAAGAAATAGAGGCTTAATGAACTCTTGCAGTAACATTTCCTGCTAATTTAGTCACAAAGAACTAAACCGTTGGAATGCAACACTAAATTCACTAATATCAAAACACACATAACAATCTAAATTTAGAGATTATCTAATAAATTACAAAGATGTTCAAAATTTTAGGGGTTTCTGCTTGGTGATCATGAAATTTATAAATTACTTGTTTTTATGTGTGTGTTTAAATTTATAAACCTCTCGGAAAGTTTCATCGGTAAAAAAATTTATTACCCACACCATGTTTTTTCGATGTGACCCATCTTCTGGTGCAAGGAGTGAACATAAGCTGGTTCGGTTTTGACTAAGACGGCTAGTCTTAGGACCCAAGGGGGATAAATACACATGGTACACCCTATATAAAGGGACAACAACTATTGGACCCATGGAGGTTAACGTTGATTTTAATGTGATGATAAGAGAATTATGACACATATTTTGTAACATTTCGACTAAAACTAATGTGTTAAAGAACACACATGTTTATGGTGAATAAAATTCTAAATTGCAAAACTTGCAACCATATCTAGTAAAACCAATAATCATAAGGTTTGTCTAGACCATATTCGACACCATTTTCTTGAACCAATGGCTCAACCGAGCTTGGTGTTGGGTCCGCTACTCCAACATTAGCATCAAGGAAAGCAATCTCCGCTTGAACTTGTGCTAGTTCTCTTTGTGCTATTTGAATTTGTTGATGTAAAGACCAAATTATTCCAGCACACCCATACACGGGATCTCGTATTCTACATTTCGCCTCGTAGTACAACGAGTCTACTGCGTCTGCTCGTAGAAGCACTGGCGTGTCCTACATATAATCACGCGTTAACGATGGTTTATTCTATAAACCATTAAAGTCAAGATTAGAACAAGATTATGGTTAATGTATACCTGAAGTAACTTGCCAATGTTGCTCGCACCATAGATTTTATGAACGCAAGTGAATCTTTGCAGATTATGATTAAGAAAATGTGGTGCGAAAATGCAATCCGGAGGACATCTTCGTCTAAAATACTTGCAAACCGCACAACGAGTGGAAGTCATTTTTGATCTATGAAGAAGATCTTGACAAAATCGAAATCTACTCTAGAGATATTTAAGAAATCTAATGGAAGATTTTGGTTTAGTGTTGAAATTTTGTATTAAGCATGAAGTGTAACGGCTACATATTTTAAACATTTTGTTGTAATAAGGAAAGAATCCATTTTGGTAAGAAGTAAATGAGTTAATTACAGAAATTGTTAAAACTTTGTATTTCCAACGGCTATCTTTTTTATGTTCGACTTCCATactaaattatttatttttataagcaCGTAAATAATTTATTGTAACATTGCATGCGGATTCAATAATTATTTCTATGTTTTAAACAATAGTCTTTAAGTGACACGTTGCATGGCTACAGGGGCGGACCTACGCTTATTTAGGGGTTCCCAGGAACCTGTTCGATTCGGAATTTATATTGTTAAAGTATATATAAAATTCTGAAGGAACCCCTTAATATTTTGTAGAGGAACCTTGTAACCAAATTTGTAGACTGATCTAGTGGCAAATAGCGCACTTGTTATAGTCAAAGTCCCC encodes the following:
- the LOC110914093 gene encoding LOB domain-containing protein 24, yielding MTSTRCAVCKYFRRRCPPDCIFAPHFLNHNLQRFTCVHKIYGASNIGKLLQDTPVLLRADAVDSLYYEAKCRIRDPVYGCAGIIWSLHQQIQIAQRELAQVQAEIAFLDANVGVADPTPSSVEPLVQENGVEYGLDKPYDYWFY